The Brasilonema sennae CENA114 genome includes a region encoding these proteins:
- a CDS encoding APC family permease, whose amino-acid sequence MSLNQQQNSQSINLSTATCIVVANMIGTGVFTSLGFQVVNIKSIFALLFLWFLGGIFALCGALSYSELGAAMPRNGGEYYYLSRIYHPIIGFLSGWVSVTVGFAAPIAAAAMALGQYLKSVFPILPSIPIALLVVVGVSLIHTQNLRFGSKFQLIFTVLKVLLIVVLIICGFLLAEPQPLSFVPTAADVETIFSSPFAISLVYVIYSYSGWNAAIYLGNEVQQPEKNLPRALILGTLIVLVLYLLLNLMFLYTTPIEKLAGQVEVGYIAANQFFSINGAKIMGLLISVGLISSISSMVLAGPRVTQVIGEDIPLFKVLAKKNAQDIPYYAIILQLFLVTVLLITSSFEAIITYLGFTLTLSSFLTVLGVFVARIRYPDIPRPYRTWGYPITPIIFLAISMWMLVFILLDKPVESLAGFATLAIGIVVYLFTTKNKVNFS is encoded by the coding sequence ATGTCCTTAAATCAGCAACAAAACTCTCAGAGTATCAACCTGTCTACAGCTACCTGTATTGTAGTAGCCAATATGATTGGTACAGGCGTATTTACTAGCTTAGGTTTCCAAGTTGTAAATATCAAATCTATTTTTGCGCTTCTATTTTTGTGGTTCCTAGGAGGCATTTTCGCCTTATGTGGTGCTTTGTCTTACAGCGAACTAGGAGCAGCAATGCCACGCAACGGTGGTGAGTACTATTATTTATCTCGTATTTATCATCCTATCATCGGCTTTTTATCGGGATGGGTATCGGTGACAGTAGGCTTTGCAGCACCAATTGCAGCTGCTGCAATGGCTTTAGGACAGTATTTAAAAAGCGTGTTTCCCATCCTTCCCTCAATCCCAATAGCTTTATTAGTCGTGGTTGGAGTTTCCTTAATTCACACTCAAAATCTGCGATTTGGCAGTAAGTTTCAACTCATCTTCACTGTGCTCAAAGTCCTGTTGATAGTTGTGCTGATAATTTGTGGTTTTCTGTTGGCAGAACCACAACCATTAAGCTTTGTACCTACAGCAGCAGATGTCGAGACAATTTTCAGTTCTCCGTTTGCGATTTCTCTTGTGTATGTCATCTATTCTTATTCAGGCTGGAATGCAGCTATTTATTTAGGCAATGAGGTTCAACAACCAGAAAAAAATTTACCCCGTGCTTTAATTCTTGGAACTCTTATTGTTCTGGTGTTATACTTGCTGCTGAATTTAATGTTTTTGTATACTACACCGATAGAAAAATTAGCAGGACAAGTTGAGGTGGGTTACATAGCTGCCAATCAGTTTTTTAGCATAAATGGGGCAAAGATAATGGGGTTACTCATTTCTGTAGGACTCATTTCTTCAATAAGTTCAATGGTGTTAGCTGGACCTAGAGTTACCCAAGTTATTGGCGAAGATATCCCCTTATTTAAAGTACTTGCCAAAAAGAATGCTCAGGATATTCCTTACTATGCAATTATCCTTCAATTATTTTTGGTGACAGTTTTACTTATTACTTCTAGTTTTGAGGCAATCATTACTTATCTAGGATTCACTCTAACTTTATCTTCGTTTCTCACTGTATTAGGGGTGTTCGTTGCTAGAATCAGATATCCTGACATACCCCGACCTTATCGTACTTGGGGCTATCCTATTACACCCATTATCTTTTTAGCAATTAGTATGTGGATGTTGGTCTTTATTTTGCTTGATAAACCAGTTGAATCTTTAGCAGGATTTGCAACTTTAGCTATCGGTATAGTTGTTTATCTATTCACAACTAAAAATAAAGTGAATTTTTCTTAA
- a CDS encoding AAA family ATPase → MKLDLQKFYLACNPSKTLVVSNPLDRQYYIDFASVRGGRIIEELKENITFFSPDEPTCELFTGHIGCGKSTELLRLKAELEEKDFFVVYFESSQDLELGDVDIADIMLAIARRVSESLESFETLELDEPKGLKSLLHGINKLLQAELEVSAEASIPLGIGKITAKAKSSPELRNKLREYLGPRTKGILDSINEELLEPAVEKLKQRGKKGLVVIVDNLDRVENSQKPWGRPQPEYLFVDRGEQLRQLNCHVVYTMPLSLRFSNDIERLSQRFMVNPKVLPMVPVLQRDGSVFHEGIYLLKQMVLARAFPYVPEGYRLDLIKDIFDTPETLERLCCVSGGHVRELLMLLYDWIKKERRLPLSKKILETVVKARSNQMKLAITKDEWELLRQVEKTKQVRGDEDYRSLVHSRFVYEYCDSEGSWFDINPILAEAPEL, encoded by the coding sequence ATGAAGCTCGACTTGCAGAAGTTTTACCTAGCTTGCAACCCAAGCAAGACCTTAGTTGTGAGCAATCCTCTCGATAGACAATATTATATTGATTTTGCTTCAGTGCGGGGTGGCAGGATAATTGAAGAATTAAAAGAAAATATTACATTTTTTTCCCCCGATGAGCCAACTTGTGAGCTATTCACGGGACATATCGGCTGCGGTAAGTCTACAGAACTGTTGCGGCTAAAAGCAGAATTAGAGGAAAAAGATTTTTTTGTCGTTTATTTCGAGTCTAGTCAAGACTTGGAATTGGGCGATGTGGATATTGCTGATATTATGCTGGCGATCGCCCGCCGAGTCAGCGAAAGTCTTGAAAGCTTTGAAACGCTGGAACTAGACGAACCTAAAGGGTTGAAAAGTTTACTTCACGGTATCAACAAACTTTTGCAAGCAGAATTGGAAGTCTCTGCGGAAGCATCCATTCCGCTGGGTATTGGCAAAATTACAGCCAAAGCAAAAAGCAGTCCAGAACTCCGCAATAAGTTAAGAGAATATCTCGGACCTCGAACCAAAGGAATTTTAGACTCAATTAATGAGGAACTCTTGGAACCTGCTGTTGAGAAACTCAAGCAACGGGGCAAAAAAGGACTGGTGGTGATCGTTGATAATCTTGACCGTGTAGAGAATTCTCAAAAACCGTGGGGAAGACCACAACCAGAATATCTCTTTGTAGATCGGGGGGAACAGTTACGTCAACTCAACTGCCATGTTGTTTATACAATGCCCCTTTCCTTGAGATTTTCAAATGATATAGAAAGATTAAGCCAGCGATTTATGGTCAATCCCAAGGTACTGCCAATGGTACCTGTGCTGCAACGAGACGGTAGTGTTTTTCACGAAGGAATATATCTTCTCAAACAGATGGTGCTAGCAAGGGCTTTTCCATATGTACCAGAAGGGTACCGTTTAGATTTGATTAAAGATATTTTTGACACTCCAGAAACTTTAGAACGATTATGTTGTGTTAGTGGCGGTCATGTGCGCGAGTTACTCATGTTGCTTTATGATTGGATAAAAAAAGAACGTCGGCTTCCTCTTTCAAAGAAGATTTTGGAAACTGTGGTCAAAGCACGTAGCAATCAAATGAAGTTAGCAATTACAAAGGATGAATGGGAATTGCTGCGACAAGTGGAAAAAACTAAGCAGGTGCGCGGAGACGAAGACTATCGCAGTTTAGTTCACAGTCGATTTGTGTATGAATATTGCGACTCGGAAGGGTCTTGGTTTGATATAAACCCAATTTTGGCAGAAGCACCAGAACTTTAA
- a CDS encoding eIF2A-related protein: protein MMNQQGQIKEIAAFNENSLQELTWAIESSRGEFSLILALCNSASLRRRLTQEVQASCSVKIREIILEQSVTTLYTTIQAELGNEHPEALIVSGLESVKAIDLMLRGANQVREEFRKNFPFPIVFWVTDEAVQKLIRLAPDFQSWTTTVEFAIPTEDLIQYIQQTADEVFAKVLEVGAGRFLDNAALNLGIGSPRRTELELARVELQNRGVTLHPEIEASLEFVLGRDTRGLEESRQHYERSLTLLPNTNSPLPKLLEQRACLLYCMGLWWRTYAVLNHVESERAHATTKDYFQECITVFEQANRQDLVANFINGLGGVLQRMQCWDELEPVARKGITLHQTYPHQFRLARAYGFLAEVAVAKSAWKEAQEAAKQALAILDSAASTAENSVSSETIADLEWEQSSHQGWYLFTLAKAQIALGEKKEAITTLETAKARTKAQYEPELYIQILCELRDCYFQQGEYLKAFHIKLELRSNEQTYGIRAFIGAGRLQPKQQVTNPTLVLVEQQQTVAQEIAATGREQDIKRLVERVARPDHKLTIIYGQSGVGKSSILQAGLIPVLKQKAIGTRDVVPVLQQVYPDWLRELGDRLAEALPQRRTSPPTPPLQGEGRQTPPFPSREGGLGGLGVSDTKSFTSNPLPINEKETTDAANSILNQLQTNADDELLTVLIFDQFEEFFFVYKDPKQRLTFYNFLRECLDVPHARVILALREDYLYYLLECNDRLTNLEVINNNILDKDVLYYLGNFSRKDAKALIQSFTQTTKLLLDAELIDALVDDLAGDFGEIRPIELQVVGTQLQTEKIKTLAQYQEHGPKEELVGKFLEEVVKDCGAENEQIAKLVLYLLTNENNTRPLKTRADLELELDVKAETLDLVLLILVKSGLVFKIPAVPADRYQLVHDYLVPFVRQQQSERLIAELEKEREQRKLTEAKLNQALKKQLRDARRATFTLIGFLAIITGVAITATTVGINLYLTSLSSSSAQNKQLNQLVLALKAGKILQQLPFVAIPGTQLTISAQLNQAVSSVTELNRLERHKDAVTHISFSPNGKVLATASKDKTVKLWRIDGSLIKSLETHTRTVTSTSFSPNGKMLATASKDNKVKLWKLDGKEIQEISSWEAHKGGVTNVIFSPDSKMLATAGGDKTVKIWSIDGTKIATIKGLSDQVTTLSFSPNSKMLATGGQYDTVKLWNLSGTNIGIIDNYGAITMRFSPNSQSITLANKDGTVKLWYINDPFKSTLIKNTNYGCKPRLHTTSFSPNGEFLAYDDTSDEFYKNKVFLAEPEQLGCVSTSLQHSDSITYITFSPDGKLLASASQDKTVKLWKVDKALLTSDLRSRIPKVRYSFDGKIIATGTTNDNTVTLQQHDSKQLKTIPADSSILSFSPDSKTLATASAEDIVKLWSLNGKETILKGHHSSITSINFSPDNQLIATGSSENLVQLWSSDGTLLKNLPGHTGSVNSISFSRDSQMIASIGDDNMVKLWHRDGRLIATLAGHTKNVKKVVFSPDNQIIASIGDDNVVKLWHRDGKLIKTLTGHPDNVTSVEFSRDGSIIASVSSSENRLENSQIILWRSKDGHFLKTIDNYGIKKVSFSPDGKTIASINGDNTVKLWSLKGNLLVTLKGHNDEINDLSFSHDGKMIATASNDSTVILWRTSDGNRSKILRGHSGAVYSVSFSPDSKTIASASKDNTVKLWSSKDGNLIKPLEQSAQENIQNLDYHLVSFSEDGKVITSVSDFGKLSGRQYKNNYTVRVWSSDGKELKTLRGNGKFSGFSADGKRVALSPNGKIVVFASKDNAIKLWNLNGILQATLKGHSDWINSVSFSPDGKTIASGSDDKTVKIWNSNGNLIKTIKKHSGKVNSVSFSPNGKTIASGSDDKTLKIWNSNGTPRQTIDKHTQRVTSLSFSPDNKTIASASDDGTVKLWNSSNGREVENFQNQIILSIENPINALNFSLDGKILAYDGVGFRRTQLYLPNGLWFKTATLSSISDTSFIPSSQPLIVAGNDGKLVLSLGLDDLLKQGCNIARNYLKNNPKVDKSDRTLCDDIK, encoded by the coding sequence ATGATGAATCAGCAGGGGCAAATCAAAGAGATTGCAGCTTTTAACGAAAATTCCTTACAAGAGTTAACTTGGGCGATTGAAAGTTCTAGAGGAGAATTTTCGCTGATTTTGGCACTCTGTAATTCTGCGAGTTTGCGACGGCGACTGACGCAAGAAGTGCAAGCATCTTGTTCTGTGAAAATTCGTGAGATAATTTTGGAGCAGTCTGTTACAACTCTCTACACAACAATTCAAGCAGAACTGGGTAACGAGCATCCCGAAGCGTTAATTGTCTCTGGCTTAGAGTCGGTAAAAGCGATTGATTTGATGCTCAGAGGTGCAAACCAAGTCAGGGAAGAGTTTCGCAAAAATTTCCCCTTTCCTATAGTGTTTTGGGTAACAGATGAGGCGGTGCAAAAGCTGATTCGTTTAGCGCCTGATTTCCAAAGCTGGACAACAACAGTTGAATTTGCCATCCCTACTGAAGATTTGATTCAATATATCCAGCAAACGGCTGATGAAGTTTTTGCCAAAGTTTTAGAAGTGGGTGCAGGGAGATTTCTAGATAACGCCGCCCTTAACCTGGGAATTGGTTCCCCACGACGCACCGAGTTAGAGTTAGCGCGAGTAGAATTGCAAAATCGCGGCGTCACGTTACATCCAGAAATTGAAGCGAGTTTAGAGTTTGTCTTAGGTCGAGATACTCGTGGTTTGGAGGAGTCTCGGCAACATTACGAGCGTAGTTTAACACTTTTGCCGAACACCAACTCCCCACTTCCCAAATTGCTAGAGCAACGCGCTTGTCTACTTTACTGCATGGGCTTGTGGTGGCGTACTTATGCTGTATTAAATCATGTGGAGAGCGAACGCGCTCATGCCACTACTAAAGATTATTTTCAAGAATGTATAACCGTATTTGAACAAGCTAACCGCCAAGACTTAGTAGCTAATTTTATCAATGGTTTGGGAGGAGTGCTGCAACGTATGCAGTGCTGGGATGAATTAGAACCCGTTGCTCGTAAAGGAATAACTTTGCATCAAACCTATCCCCATCAGTTTAGACTGGCGAGAGCTTATGGTTTTTTGGCTGAGGTAGCAGTTGCTAAATCCGCTTGGAAAGAAGCTCAAGAAGCAGCAAAACAAGCTTTGGCAATTTTGGATAGTGCAGCATCCACCGCAGAAAATTCTGTATCATCAGAAACAATTGCCGATTTAGAATGGGAGCAATCGTCTCACCAAGGTTGGTATTTATTTACCTTAGCAAAGGCACAAATCGCACTTGGCGAGAAAAAAGAAGCCATAACTACCCTAGAAACAGCTAAAGCACGAACTAAAGCACAGTACGAACCAGAGCTTTACATTCAGATTTTGTGCGAGTTACGCGACTGTTACTTTCAACAAGGTGAATATCTCAAAGCATTTCATATTAAATTAGAACTGCGATCCAACGAGCAAACGTATGGTATCCGTGCTTTTATTGGTGCGGGACGATTACAGCCAAAGCAACAGGTGACAAACCCCACTTTAGTTCTGGTAGAACAGCAACAGACAGTTGCTCAAGAAATCGCTGCGACAGGAAGAGAGCAAGATATCAAACGTCTCGTCGAACGCGTAGCCCGCCCGGATCACAAGCTGACGATTATTTATGGACAATCTGGTGTGGGCAAAAGTTCGATTTTACAAGCTGGCTTAATACCAGTGTTGAAACAGAAAGCAATTGGTACTCGTGATGTTGTACCTGTTCTACAGCAAGTTTATCCTGATTGGCTTCGGGAACTGGGCGATCGCTTAGCTGAGGCGCTTCCCCAAAGACGAACCTCTCCCCCAACCCCTCCCCTACAAGGGGAGGGGAGACAAACTCCCCCCTTCCCTAGCAGGGAAGGGGGGCTAGGGGGGTTAGGTGTAAGCGATACCAAAAGTTTTACATCTAACCCTCTCCCTATCAACGAGAAGGAAACAACAGATGCAGCCAACTCCATCCTCAACCAATTGCAAACAAATGCAGATGATGAACTCCTAACAGTTTTAATCTTCGACCAATTTGAAGAATTTTTCTTCGTTTACAAAGACCCAAAACAAAGACTCACTTTTTATAACTTTTTGCGGGAATGCTTAGATGTACCCCATGCCAGAGTCATCTTGGCATTGCGAGAAGATTATTTATATTATCTCTTAGAGTGTAACGATCGCCTCACGAATTTAGAAGTTATTAATAACAACATTCTGGATAAAGATGTTCTTTATTATTTAGGTAATTTTTCCCGAAAAGATGCCAAAGCACTTATTCAAAGCTTTACTCAAACAACCAAATTATTATTAGACGCAGAACTCATTGATGCATTAGTAGACGATTTAGCCGGTGACTTTGGCGAAATCCGCCCGATTGAGTTGCAGGTAGTAGGGACGCAACTGCAAACAGAGAAAATAAAAACGCTGGCACAATATCAAGAACATGGTCCTAAAGAAGAACTTGTAGGTAAATTTTTAGAAGAAGTCGTCAAAGATTGCGGTGCTGAAAACGAGCAAATCGCAAAACTGGTGTTGTATTTGCTCACAAATGAAAACAACACTCGTCCCTTAAAAACTCGTGCTGATTTGGAATTAGAGCTAGATGTAAAAGCAGAAACACTCGATTTAGTTTTATTAATTTTAGTGAAATCGGGGTTAGTATTTAAAATACCAGCAGTTCCGGCTGACCGCTATCAGTTAGTACATGATTATTTGGTTCCCTTTGTTCGTCAGCAGCAATCAGAGCGATTGATTGCAGAATTAGAAAAGGAGAGAGAGCAACGAAAGTTAACAGAAGCGAAGCTAAATCAAGCACTGAAAAAGCAATTGCGAGATGCGCGTCGAGCAACATTTACCCTAATAGGATTCTTAGCGATCATTACTGGAGTTGCAATAACAGCAACAACAGTTGGAATAAATTTGTACCTTACAAGTCTCAGTTCATCCTCAGCACAGAACAAACAGCTCAATCAACTGGTATTAGCTTTAAAAGCAGGGAAAATACTACAACAGTTACCATTTGTAGCAATACCTGGAACACAACTCACAATTTCGGCACAACTGAATCAGGCAGTTAGTTCAGTAACTGAACTTAATCGTTTGGAAAGGCATAAGGATGCTGTTACGCACATTAGCTTCAGCCCTAATGGTAAAGTACTAGCTACAGCAAGTAAGGATAAAACCGTCAAACTCTGGCGTATTGATGGCAGCCTGATTAAATCTTTAGAAACGCACACTCGTACTGTGACAAGCACTAGCTTCAGTCCCAACGGCAAGATGTTAGCCACAGCGAGTAAAGACAATAAAGTGAAACTCTGGAAACTTGATGGCAAAGAGATTCAAGAGATTAGTAGTTGGGAAGCGCACAAAGGCGGTGTTACCAACGTCATTTTCAGCCCTGACAGCAAGATGCTAGCCACAGCAGGTGGAGACAAAACCGTAAAAATCTGGAGTATCGATGGTACAAAGATTGCGACTATAAAAGGGCTTAGTGACCAGGTGACAACACTTAGTTTCAGTCCTAACAGCAAGATGTTAGCTACAGGTGGTCAATACGACACCGTAAAACTTTGGAATCTTAGTGGTACAAATATTGGCATCATTGATAACTATGGTGCCATAACTATGCGTTTCAGCCCCAATAGTCAGAGTATCACTCTAGCTAATAAAGATGGGACAGTAAAGCTTTGGTATATTAACGATCCTTTTAAGAGTACTTTGATCAAAAATACTAATTATGGTTGTAAGCCCAGGCTTCATACCACTAGTTTCAGCCCTAATGGTGAATTTCTAGCTTACGATGATACCTCAGATGAATTCTACAAGAACAAAGTATTCCTTGCAGAACCAGAACAACTCGGCTGCGTTTCAACATCTTTACAGCATAGCGACAGTATTACCTATATAACTTTTAGCCCTGATGGCAAATTGCTCGCATCAGCTAGTCAAGACAAAACTGTAAAACTTTGGAAGGTTGACAAGGCTCTCCTTACTAGTGACTTGAGGAGCAGAATACCCAAAGTAAGGTATAGCTTTGATGGCAAGATTATTGCTACTGGTACTACTAACGATAACACAGTAACGCTCCAGCAGCATGACAGTAAACAACTCAAAACGATTCCAGCAGATAGTTCAATCCTCAGTTTTAGCCCTGATAGCAAAACTCTTGCTACTGCTAGTGCTGAAGATATTGTCAAACTTTGGAGTCTTAATGGTAAAGAAACTATTTTAAAAGGACATCACAGTAGTATCACTAGTATTAACTTCAGTCCTGACAATCAGCTAATTGCCACTGGCAGTAGCGAAAATTTAGTGCAACTGTGGAGTAGTGACGGTACCTTGCTGAAAAACTTGCCTGGACACACAGGTAGCGTTAACAGCATTAGCTTCAGTCGTGATAGCCAAATGATTGCCTCTATTGGTGATGATAACATGGTGAAACTTTGGCATCGTGACGGTAGGCTCATCGCAACTCTGGCAGGACATACTAAGAATGTTAAAAAAGTAGTTTTCAGTCCCGATAACCAGATTATTGCCTCTATTGGTGATGATAACGTGGTGAAACTTTGGCATCGTGACGGCAAGCTGATCAAAACTTTGACTGGACATCCAGATAACGTTACAAGCGTGGAGTTCAGTCGTGATGGCAGCATTATTGCTTCTGTAAGCAGTAGTGAAAACAGACTTGAGAACAGCCAGATAATACTTTGGCGGAGTAAAGATGGTCATTTTCTCAAAACCATTGATAACTATGGCATCAAAAAGGTTAGTTTCAGTCCTGATGGAAAAACTATTGCGTCAATCAATGGTGACAATACTGTCAAACTTTGGAGTCTTAAGGGGAATTTGCTTGTAACCCTCAAAGGACATAACGATGAAATTAATGACTTGAGTTTCAGCCATGATGGCAAAATGATTGCCACTGCAAGTAATGACAGTACCGTAATCCTTTGGAGAACCAGTGATGGCAATCGCAGCAAAATTCTTCGCGGACACAGTGGTGCAGTCTATAGTGTCAGTTTTAGCCCTGATAGTAAAACCATTGCCTCAGCAAGTAAAGACAATACAGTGAAACTCTGGAGTAGCAAAGACGGTAATTTGATCAAACCGCTGGAGCAGAGTGCTCAAGAGAACATCCAGAATTTAGATTATCATCTAGTCAGTTTTAGTGAAGATGGCAAAGTCATAACTTCTGTCAGTGATTTCGGCAAATTGTCGGGTAGACAGTATAAGAATAACTATACAGTGAGAGTATGGAGCAGTGACGGCAAAGAACTTAAAACTCTTCGAGGAAATGGTAAGTTCAGTGGCTTCAGTGCAGATGGTAAAAGAGTTGCCCTTAGTCCAAATGGCAAAATAGTTGTCTTTGCTAGTAAAGATAATGCCATAAAACTCTGGAATCTTAATGGTATTTTACAAGCAACCCTTAAAGGACACAGTGACTGGATCAACAGCGTCAGTTTCAGTCCTGATGGTAAGACGATCGCCTCTGGTAGTGATGACAAAACTGTGAAAATTTGGAACAGTAATGGTAATCTAATCAAAACCATTAAAAAGCATAGCGGTAAAGTTAACAGCGTCAGTTTCAGCCCTAATGGCAAGACGATCGCCTCTGGTAGTGATGACAAAACTTTGAAAATCTGGAATAGTAACGGCACTCCGCGCCAAACAATCGATAAGCATACCCAGAGAGTCACAAGCCTGAGTTTCAGCCCCGATAACAAGACCATTGCCTCAGCTAGTGATGACGGCACTGTTAAGCTTTGGAACAGCAGTAACGGGAGAGAAGTTGAAAATTTCCAGAACCAGATCATATTATCTATTGAAAATCCGATTAATGCCCTAAATTTCAGCTTAGATGGCAAGATACTTGCTTACGATGGCGTTGGGTTCAGGCGAACACAGCTTTATCTCCCTAACGGTCTTTGGTTCAAAACAGCCACGCTTTCCTCAATTTCGGATACTAGTTTCATCCCTAGCAGTCAACCTCTTATTGTTGCTGGCAATGATGGCAAGTTGGTTTTGAGTTTGGGTTTAGATGATTTACTAAAACAAGGTTGCAACATAGCACGTAATTATCTCAAGAATAACCCGAAGGTTGATAAGAGCGATCGCACTCTCTGCGACGACATCAAATAA
- a CDS encoding serine hydrolase domain-containing protein, which produces MSKLLFRRQLLNHGIKALIGLSTLSLISLQRNRSVSATDKVIANLETQVPVWMQAALIPGLDLAIIRDGQLFWSRGFGVKNRSTKNPVTNDTVFAAASLSKPLFAYTVFKMVEQGKLNLDTPLTEYTAKPYISDPRIKLITTRMVLSHTTGFPNWSGDDPLKIEFSPGTRFNYSGEGYLYLQKVVEEIIQQPLSEYLQKQILEPLGMNSSSFIWQPAYQTTASDGHDRQGKPIPTSKPKRVSVAGSLRTTASDYAQFLTVLMKPGEADSPRLTETSLNEMMRSQIQFNQSLSWGLGWGLEKVKDTSFFWHWGDLTTFKCFTLASRELGTGIVILTNSQNGLKICQNIVSQAIGGQHPAFNFKMYNYSLTH; this is translated from the coding sequence ATGTCCAAACTTTTATTCCGCAGGCAATTACTTAATCACGGTATTAAAGCTTTAATCGGTCTTTCTACTTTAAGTTTAATTAGTCTACAGCGTAACCGTTCCGTTTCGGCGACAGATAAGGTTATTGCCAATCTAGAAACCCAAGTTCCTGTGTGGATGCAAGCTGCGTTAATTCCTGGTTTAGACTTAGCAATTATTCGGGATGGACAACTGTTTTGGAGTCGCGGCTTTGGGGTAAAGAATAGATCTACGAAAAATCCTGTCACTAACGATACTGTATTTGCCGCTGCTTCCTTGAGTAAGCCTTTATTTGCTTACACAGTTTTTAAAATGGTGGAACAGGGGAAACTAAATTTAGATACTCCATTAACAGAATATACTGCTAAACCCTATATTTCTGACCCGAGAATTAAACTTATCACTACTCGCATGGTACTATCTCACACCACAGGTTTTCCAAATTGGAGTGGTGATGATCCTCTCAAGATTGAGTTTTCTCCAGGTACAAGATTTAATTACTCAGGAGAAGGCTATCTCTACTTACAGAAAGTCGTAGAAGAGATTATCCAACAACCTCTAAGCGAGTATTTACAAAAGCAGATTTTAGAACCCTTGGGAATGAACAGCAGTAGCTTCATCTGGCAACCAGCTTACCAAACAACTGCTAGTGACGGACATGATCGCCAGGGTAAACCCATACCTACAAGTAAACCGAAACGAGTAAGTGTAGCTGGAAGTTTACGAACGACTGCCAGTGACTATGCCCAATTTCTTACCGTTCTGATGAAGCCAGGTGAGGCTGATAGTCCTAGACTAACAGAAACGAGCTTAAATGAGATGATGCGATCGCAAATTCAATTTAATCAGTCTCTATCTTGGGGCTTAGGTTGGGGATTGGAAAAAGTGAAAGATACTTCTTTCTTTTGGCATTGGGGCGATCTCACTACATTTAAATGTTTTACACTGGCTTCCAGAGAATTAGGCACAGGAATCGTGATTTTAACGAACAGTCAAAATGGCTTAAAAATTTGCCAAAACATCGTCTCCCAAGCAATTGGTGGACAACATCCGGCGTTCAATTTTAAGATGTATAATTACTCTCTAACGCATTAA